The genomic DNA GTTTGAGGCCGCCTTTGGCGCCGCGGACGGATTGGACCAACCTGGCGTCAACCAGCGGGCCGACCAGATGCTCCAGGTATGACAGCGAGATTTGCTGACGTTTGGCGATATCCTTGAGAGGAATCACCTGATCTCCATAATTCTGGGCCAGGTCCAGCAGGGCGCGAGTACCGTAACGGGCTCTGGTGCTTAGTTTCATTAATTTTCCTCCGGCAAAGTTGATGAAAAGCATCAACAAACTGATAATATCAGTTGGCTGTCACCCTGTCAAATCCGGTTTGGGCGGAAACGCGACAGGAAGCCTGCGCCGCGGGGTTATCGGAAAAAGGGGCAATCTAAAAAAGGAGCCGTTGCTCAAAACGGCATTGTCAGCGAAGGACTGACATATCTCTTGCCGGCCATGGCGTGCCGGATAGCCGTGGCCACATGCTCAAAGCCATAATCTTTGAGGATATAGCAACTGGCACCGGCCTTCAGTGCCCGGATAACATAGGGCTCATCGCTGTGCATGGACAGTACCACTGTTTTTGTTTTTATTTTATTTTTCTGAATGGCCTCCGCCAGTTCAATCCCGGAATAATAGGGCATGGACAGGTCGGTGACCAGAACATCCGGTTTGTGGTGCATTGTCAGCGCCATGGCTTCAGCACCGTCGGCGGCCTCGCAAATTATCTGAAAATCAGGTTCAAATTCCAGTAACGAGCGTATGCCCTGGCGGACAATCTTGTGGTCGTCGGCCAGAATGATTGTTATCCGGTGGTTATGGCTGTTAGTTGTCATATTGTTAATATATTACAAACTCCGTTGAGTTAAAATCCGTATTAATACGCGATTATTACGAATAACTTACTGAAATTCTCTCAGCGGCAACTTCACCGTGACCACGGTCCCCTGACCGGTGTTTGAATTAACGGAGAATTGGCCGCCCAGCAGTGTCGCCCGTTCTCGCATAGCGGAAAGTCCGGTAGAACTGCCGGCGCTCAACTCGGCGGCACTGAAACCTTTGCCCCGGTCGGAAATATAGAGCATAATCGCTGAATCTTTTACCATTATTTTAACTTCAGCTTCCAGAACACCGGCATAGCGCAGGACGTTGGTCAGGGCCTCCTGAATGATGCGGAAAATGCCGATATTCATTTCTGCTGACAACTCCGGCAGGTTATCATGGTGGAAAATGACTTTTAATTCTGCCTGCTCTTTGAGTTGCTTGAACTGCCATTCCAGCGCAGGTATCAGTCCCAGGTCATCCAGAATACCGGGACGAAGTGACAAAGACAGGTTTCGTACCTGTTTGATAATCTCCGTGATCGTATTAGAGATTTCCTTAAGCACCGGGCGTAACTCCTCGGTAGCAACTTGCTCCGCTTTACCCAGCAGCAGTTTCACAACGGTCAGGCTTTGCCCTGTCTGATCATGAAGTTCGCGGGCAATCGCCCGTTTTTCTTGTTCCTGGGCGGATAGCAGACGGTTGGAAAGGGACCGCAGAGAAGCTTCCGCCTTTGCCCGGTATTCAAGTTGCTCCAGGAGTTTATCATGGGCTGACACTAGTTCCCGGGTGCGTTCCTTAATGCGGGCTTCCAATTCAGAGGTCATATTCTGCAATAATTGTTCTGCCTGTTTTCGGTTCGTGATGTTGGTAAAAATACCGACGTTAGCAATGATCTCGTTGTTTTTATTCCTGACCGGAGTGGTTGCTCCCATTACTGTTATAGGATCTTTACCCTCACGGGTAACCAGTATTTCTTCGTTGGTGACTGTTTCGCCGTTCTTCACCGTTCGATACATGGGCCAATCTGATGTGGCATATTGTCGGCCATCAGAATGAAAACAACACAGGGCTTCAAATCTGGATATGTTTTCAGGAATCTGCCCAAAAATATTAACAATCTCGCTGTTGGTCATCAGTAAACTGCCTTCTGTGTCCCGAAGGATTACCCCGGAAGGTAGCTGGTCGATGGTATTTTGCAGCAACAGGTGTTGTTTTTCCAACAACATTAGAAGGTTTTCACGTTCGGCCTCAACGGTTTTCCGCCGATTGATATCCTTGATGATATGGACGGTTCCGATGCAGCGGCCTTCCTGATCAATGATGGGGGAGGTGGTAGCTTCAACGTAAATATCCAGTTTGGGTTCAAATAATTCCTCACTCACCGTCCGGCCGCTGGCCATGGTTCGGGCGTGCGGGCAAATGGCGTGCGGTCGAGCGGAGTTGTGAACGATGTCATGGCAGAGCCGGCCGACCGCTTCTGCCGGGGATATGTTGAATATCCTGCCGAAAGCCTGATTGGCGCGGACGATGCAGTGCCGGCTGTCCAGCAGTATCACCGCGTCATTAATAGAGTCAAAGGTTGCCTGCCACTCTTGAGCGGCCTGGCGTAATTTCTCCTCGTTTACTTTGCGCTCGGTTGTATCGTAAAATATTGTTGCGAAGCGCCCGGGCGCTGGTGAGTAAGCTTTTACCTGATACCATTTTCCGATACTGGTGCTATAATTTTCAAAGGTGACCGGGATGCCGCTGACCGCCACTTTACCATAGGTCTCAATCCAGGAAGATTCTATGCCGGGAATCACCTCACGGACATTCTTCCCAATCACATCTCCTGCCTTCAAGCCGGTTGTCTCTTCAAAAGCGGCATTGACTTCAATGAAACGGTAGTCAATCGGAGTTCCGGCTTCATCAACAATGATTTCGTGCAGAGCGAAAGCTTCGGTCATAGTTGTGAAAAGGTCCCGGTATTTTCCTTCGCTCTCCCGGAGTGCCTTCTCTTGCATTTTACGTTCAGTGATATCTTCGGTGATGCCGAAACCGCCGAGCAGTTCTCCGGAATCATTCGTTTCCAGGAAAGCTTTTTCACGGACCCACTTTTCGCGACCCTCAACAATAATCCGATGTTCAATGTCGTAAGGCTCGCCTTTGAGGGCTGCTTTCCAGCATCCATCCACATGCTGGCGGTCATCGGAATGGATAGTCCCCAGAAAGGTTTCGTAAGTCAACGGAATACCCTTGGGGATTCCGAAAATCCTATGGTTTTCATCCGACCAACTCAAAACGTCCTTCTGGACGTCCAATCGCCAACTGCCGATATGCCCAACCGTCTGAGCCCGGTTAAGATCCTCCCGGGTTTGGGTCAACGTTGCTTCTATTTGTTTACGGGTAGATATTTCCTGTATCAAACGGTCATTTATCAGCGCCAGTTCTTTGGCACGATTTTCAAAACGCTCTTCACTCTTTTTCAAATTATGAAATAAAATGCTGAAAGGCCGGGAGATTCCAGTTTCAATCAGCGCTTTGTAAATAAAGTAATAAGAAACTACTAGCAAGGAATGCCCAAGGGTATTCATCAAGCCGTAAGCGTCAGCATAGAGAGTCAAAGTCATTTCCGAACTTATGTTAACGCCCATGGCGATAATCAAGTATCTAAATACGTTGCCGCTGAATTGACCTCGTTTCTTGTATAGAAGAATAATCGCGCCAAGCAGGATACCGGAAATGATGAACTCACTGATTATCTTGAAAGCAGTTAATCCATTTTCCGGGGTGAATGTCGCCGGGAAAATCGGCCAGATCAGAATGGAAGTTATGATTAACGATGTGGTCAAGGCATATGCGCCAAAAGCAGGGCCGATTTTCAATCGGCGTGAGAGATATCTCGTTGCCGACAGCAGGGTCAGAGCTTGTAGATAACGGGCGGCAATCCAAAACTGAGCAGCCAGGTTGGTAGGTTCAAAATCCTGAAAAACGCCCATGCCGCGGTAAGACAGGGTGTGAAAAGCATTGAGCAGACTGACGAACAAGAAGCCGATACCTATTAACAACAGATAATCGTTGTCCAGAAACTTTCGGGCGTTCCAGGCGATAATGAAAACACTGAAAGCGACTACCACACCGAAAAGCTCAATAAAGCTGTGAAACAACAGGTAATCCACCTGGCTAAGCAGGTACAAACCAATAAAGGCCAGGAAGGAAATTATTATTACGATGGCGGGTGATTTGAAACCTAAAAAATTATTCATGGCTCCTTAATCACCTGACTCTTGCCTGTTTATATCAACTATCCGGCGCTTAACGATATCAATCACGTCTTCTGGGTGGTGAATAGTCCAGGCTTCTTTAACCAGCCCTTTGGCGTGAATGGCTGCGTTAGTAAATGGCGTGGCCATGGCCACCACGTTCATGCCGGCGCGCATTGCGGCGGTGATGCCGTTGACCGAGTCTTCCAGCACCAGACACTCAATCGGCTTGACGGACAATACCTGGGCGGCTTTAAGATAGATTTCCGGGTCGGGTTTCCCGCGGTTTATATCTTCAGCCGTGAGTACCGCATCCAGCAACCCGCCGATATCCAGCGATTCCACGACGTGGTTAACGTCCCGGCGTTTGGAAAGAGTGGTCAGCGCGGTTACGCAACCCATTTGCCGGGCCATTTTCAGAATGGCAACGTTGAAAGGCCATTGGTTGTCCCGGAGTATCTGAGGGTCGGCCACCATCTTATCGTATATCCGATAACGGATGGCCGTCAGTGCGTCCCATGGCTGGGCGGCGCCGTATTGGGGCATCAGTTCACGGAGGTGTTTTTCCAGCCCCAGTTTTTCCATGACGTGACGGGAGGTCTCTTCGCGGGAAGCACCGATGACTTCGGCATAGGCTTTGCCGGCCCGGTCATCAGGCTTGTTGGTGCCCAATATCTCCTGTACCGCCAGGTCATAAGCCCGTGCCTTCAGCTTTTCCGTCTGTACCAGTACGCCGTCCAGATCAAAGATAAAAGCCCGGATCATGACCCCTTTACCTCGCTGATATATATTGTATAATGCTAAAGCAGGCGGGCTTCAAGGTCAAATGAAACGGGAGAGATGCGATGAAAACCATCTACCTGGTTCCGCACAGCCATTATGACGCGGTCTGGGCGTTTACTAAAGAAGACTATTTTTTCATCAATATTGAAAAAATCCTGAAACCGGCGATAGATATGATGGCTGATCCGGGCTATCGCTTTTTGATTGAACAGACCGCCCTTCTGGAAGAAATTGAGCATCGCAATCCCAGCCTGTTTGCCGATATCAGTCAATATGTCGCAACGG from Dehalogenimonas sp. W includes the following:
- a CDS encoding MASE3 domain-containing protein, whose product is MNNFLGFKSPAIVIIISFLAFIGLYLLSQVDYLLFHSFIELFGVVVAFSVFIIAWNARKFLDNDYLLLIGIGFLFVSLLNAFHTLSYRGMGVFQDFEPTNLAAQFWIAARYLQALTLLSATRYLSRRLKIGPAFGAYALTTSLIITSILIWPIFPATFTPENGLTAFKIISEFIISGILLGAIILLYKKRGQFSGNVFRYLIIAMGVNISSEMTLTLYADAYGLMNTLGHSLLVVSYYFIYKALIETGISRPFSILFHNLKKSEERFENRAKELALINDRLIQEISTRKQIEATLTQTREDLNRAQTVGHIGSWRLDVQKDVLSWSDENHRIFGIPKGIPLTYETFLGTIHSDDRQHVDGCWKAALKGEPYDIEHRIIVEGREKWVREKAFLETNDSGELLGGFGITEDITERKMQEKALRESEGKYRDLFTTMTEAFALHEIIVDEAGTPIDYRFIEVNAAFEETTGLKAGDVIGKNVREVIPGIESSWIETYGKVAVSGIPVTFENYSTSIGKWYQVKAYSPAPGRFATIFYDTTERKVNEEKLRQAAQEWQATFDSINDAVILLDSRHCIVRANQAFGRIFNISPAEAVGRLCHDIVHNSARPHAICPHARTMASGRTVSEELFEPKLDIYVEATTSPIIDQEGRCIGTVHIIKDINRRKTVEAERENLLMLLEKQHLLLQNTIDQLPSGVILRDTEGSLLMTNSEIVNIFGQIPENISRFEALCCFHSDGRQYATSDWPMYRTVKNGETVTNEEILVTREGKDPITVMGATTPVRNKNNEIIANVGIFTNITNRKQAEQLLQNMTSELEARIKERTRELVSAHDKLLEQLEYRAKAEASLRSLSNRLLSAQEQEKRAIARELHDQTGQSLTVVKLLLGKAEQVATEELRPVLKEISNTITEIIKQVRNLSLSLRPGILDDLGLIPALEWQFKQLKEQAELKVIFHHDNLPELSAEMNIGIFRIIQEALTNVLRYAGVLEAEVKIMVKDSAIMLYISDRGKGFSAAELSAGSSTGLSAMRERATLLGGQFSVNSNTGQGTVVTVKLPLREFQ
- a CDS encoding response regulator transcription factor produces the protein MTTNSHNHRITIILADDHKIVRQGIRSLLEFEPDFQIICEAADGAEAMALTMHHKPDVLVTDLSMPYYSGIELAEAIQKNKIKTKTVVLSMHSDEPYVIRALKAGASCYILKDYGFEHVATAIRHAMAGKRYVSPSLTMPF
- a CDS encoding HAD family phosphatase, which encodes MIRAFIFDLDGVLVQTEKLKARAYDLAVQEILGTNKPDDRAGKAYAEVIGASREETSRHVMEKLGLEKHLRELMPQYGAAQPWDALTAIRYRIYDKMVADPQILRDNQWPFNVAILKMARQMGCVTALTTLSKRRDVNHVVESLDIGGLLDAVLTAEDINRGKPDPEIYLKAAQVLSVKPIECLVLEDSVNGITAAMRAGMNVVAMATPFTNAAIHAKGLVKEAWTIHHPEDVIDIVKRRIVDINRQESGD